The following proteins are co-located in the Anser cygnoides isolate HZ-2024a breed goose chromosome 2, Taihu_goose_T2T_genome, whole genome shotgun sequence genome:
- the LOC106039698 gene encoding protein lifeguard 1-like codes for MDSWDERHESRRTGWMEQAPKKRNNEDLLTYYSHHLDAKKRCLCANQNTNYFPLPRFGFVIRDIQVSKEITRKHESNGRFTCKEVIFIDEHTEYCRPLSPENRNLTDATSLVQEQGRQAASRGTIQSQSIDFSVRSGDRPTSKSPARRAEPTDLCHLAEDFSKKVYWLAAVCLLVTVGVLCWMRLRHQLGNYYWLSLVLMMSIATVILSSVVSLIISKNAFCTWTVTVTGSVIIGIISNFYETVTIMQVGGMTAFATLLLFLFALKTNKPLTNMAISTTTSTLGTAGAIVCVLRNSYVFQAIYALFGMLLFATDLTRTVAELESQRTTNKKVKKSKLESQPTKMQRSMDYAEAAQRLVISIAMIFFFTLLLVG; via the exons ATGGATAGTTGGGATGAAAGGCATGAGTCAAggagaactggctggatggaGCAAGCCCCTAAGAAACGAAATAATGAAGACCTCCTGACGTACTACTCACATCATCTTGATGCAAAAAAGAGATGTTTATGTGCAAACCAGAACACCAACTATTTCCCTCTGCCTCGTTTTGGCTTCGTGATTAGAG ACATCCAGGTATCTAAGGAGATCACCAGGAAACATGAATCAAATGGACGTTTTACTTGcaaagaagttattttcatCGATGAACACACTGAATATTGCAGACCACTGTCACCAGAGAACCGTAACCTCACCGATGCCACAAGCCTAGTGCAAGAACAGGGGAGACAAGCAGCAAGCAGAGGTACCATACAGTCCCAAAGCATAGACTTTAGTGTGCGTTCTGGAGACAGACCAACATCAAAATCTCCAGCTAGACGGGCTGAACCAACAGATTTGTGTCATCTCGCCGAAG ATTTCAGCAAGAAAGTCTACTGGCTTGCAGCAGTTTGTCTCCTTGTAACTGTGGGAGTTCTGTGCTG GATGAGGCTACGGCATCAGCTGGGGAATTACTACTGGCTTTCCCTCGTACTTAT gATGTCTATTGCTACTGTTATCCTGAGTTCAGTTGTCAGCctaattatttcaaaaaatgcCTTTTGCACTTGGACAGTG aCAGTAACTGGAAGTGTAATAATTGGAATAATTTCAAA TTTCTATGAAACAGTGACTATAATGCAAGTTGGAGGAATGACTGCATTTGCAACcctgttactgtttttatttgctctgaAGACAAAT AAACCCCTGACAAACATGGCCATATCAACCACTACAAGCAccctgggcactgctggggcaATCGTTTGTGTCCTTAGAAATTCATAC GTGTTCCAGGCTATATACGCTCTATTTGGAATGCTGCTCTTTGCTACG GATCTGACGAGGACAGTAGCTGAGCTCGAAAGTCAACGGACAACcaacaaaaaagtcaaaaagtCAAAGCTTGAAAGTCAACCAACAAAAATGCAACGCTCCATGGACTATGCTGAGGCAGCACAAAGACTTGTCATATCTATTGCTATGATCTTCTTCTTCACTTTGCTATTAGTTGGTTGA
- the GATAD1 gene encoding GATA zinc finger domain-containing protein 1 — translation MPLGLKPTCSVCRSTSSSMWKKGGQGEILCNNCTARSAPPGPAAFATTSAAAQHSNGGGGGGGGGGGGGGGGGGGKQSKQEIHRRSARLRNTKYKSAPAAEKKVSTKGKGRRHIFKLKNPIKAPESVSTIITAESIFYKGVYYQIGDVISVVDEQDGKTYYAQIRGFIQDQYCEKSAALTWLIPTQASPKDCFDPASYIIGPEEDLPRKMEYLEFVCHAPSEYFKSRSSPFPTVPTRPEKGYIWTHVGPTPAISIKETVTNNL, via the exons ATGCCGCTGGGGCTGAAGCCCACGTGCAGCGTGTGCCGCAGCACGTCCTCCTCCATGTGGAAGAAGGGCGGCCAGGGCGAGATCCTGTGCAACAACTGCACGGCGCGCTCCGCCCCGCCGGGGCCCGCCGCCTTCGCCACCACCTCGGCCGCCGCCCAGCACAGCaacggcggcggggggggaggcggcggcgggggcgggggtggcggcgggggcggcggggggaagCAG AGCAAGCAGGAGATCCACCGGCGCTCCGCCCGGCTGAGGAACACCAAGTACAAGTCCGCGCCCGCCGCCGAGAAGAAGGTTTCCACGAAAGGCAAGGGGAGGAGGcacatttttaagttaaaaaac CCCATCAAGGCTCCCGAGTCCGTATCCACTATAATTACAGCCGAGTCAATCTTCTACAAG GGTGTGTACTATCAAATCGGAGATGTTATTTCAGTGGTTGATGAGCAGGATGGAAAAACATACTATGCTCAGATCCGTGGGTTTATTCAGGACCAATACTGTGAGAAGAGCGCTGCGCTAACCTGGCTCATTCCTACGCAAGCCAGCCCCAAAGACTGTTTCGACCCTGCATCCTATATCATAG gacCAGAAGAAGATCTCCCAAGGAAGATGGAATATTTGGAATTTGTTTGTCATGCACCTTCAGAATACTTCAAATCTCGATCATCTCCCTTCCCTACAGTTCCTACAAGACCAGAGAAGGGATATATATGGACTCATGTGGGACCTACTCCTGCAATCTCCATTAAAGAAACTGttacaaataatttataa